The Symmachiella macrocystis genome includes the window GCACCAGCGATAGCGTATAGGACGCCCCCTCTTCGCCGCCGGCCAATTCGCGAACGTTCCAGCGCCGCAGTCGCAAAATCGCTCCGCGGGTCAAGTAAACGAGCGCGGCGGCGGAGAGAATCCACACTAGCCAAACATCCGCTACGGACTCCATCAGTGATTGAATTGTGATCATACCGCTTTCCCCCTAAGGGCGAAGTTGTCGTTCGTAGAAATGGAATCGTTGTGCAGAAGTGTCGAGTGTTATTCGTATGCCGCGAAGTGCATGCGAGTCGAAAGAAATACCGATGATCTGCTACATGTACGGCGAACCAACCATACCGCCGATCACCTGGAAGAGATTGTGGCAAGACATAACGGCCATTCTGTAAAGCGCGACCGTAAAGACGAAGACCGTCCCTAACGTCAGGACCAATTCCAACATGGCCAGTCCGCGACGTTTCCGCATAGCGGAACGCAATGGTCGTCGGCGAATGATTTTCATAGCGTCAGCCCCTGAAAGTACGAGAGGATTGTGCCGACCGCGAAGAATGCGGCCAATGGTACGGGACGTTTAAGGATGGCTTGCGCGCCCAATCCGGGCTTTGAAATCTGACTAGGCAACAACACCGAGCCGACGTAATGCAAAAGTGTGGTAAATAATTTCAATGGGCCGATCTGCCAGACCAACATGCCAACCATCACGACCCCCGCCGCGATGTGACACCACAGAATGACAGTGAGCCCCTGTCCGGTTCCCAGTATTGCCCCCAGCGCGGCCGCCAATTTCACATCGCCGGCACCACTGCCGGCAAATTGGAATACGACGAGCATCGCCGCAAAACAGACCGCCGCTCCCAGCAGCGACGATCCGATTCCGATCGGTGGCACTATCGCACTCGAAGTTCCAATCGCCTCGCCGCTCATAGTCGCCGAGGCAAGCAAATTGACCGCCAATGCCCATACCAGGGCCGAGTAGGTCGCCCAGTTGGGAATCTTTCTCCAGTGGCTGTCCGTGAAACTCGAGACCGCCAACAGCAGCACCAGTACAGTGGCATTTACGGGCGCCAATGCCGTCTCCCATGCGACCACTGACTGCGACAGGGCAATCCCCAAACCCACAACCAACGGCGCAACCGCGGCAAGCAGCCAAGCCCGTCGCCGCTCCCCGCTGCCGGCGGGGGAACAGATTGTGCGTTCGAATTGAGCCGTAATCGTCACGTCATTGCTCCCACTGATTTTCCGAGATCCGTTTGTATGATTCGTTGATTTGTTGTGCACCAAGTCTGCACCAAGAAAAATGCCGCCCGTTCGGTCCAACGCGAGTCGGACCGAACGGCGGCAACATCCCCCACAGGATTAGCCGTCGGTTCCACCGAAATCGACATCGAAGATCCGGCCCAACAGGTCGTTTACCCAACCCCCGACCGTGTTGTCACCAGCTCCGTCACCCGCGTTACCGACCCAGGTGTTGATCATCAATACGATCAAAGCGGCAATCGCGACAATCACCACGACCTGCAGGGTTTCCATGCCCCCTTCATCGTTGTTGAACTTGCCGACAATTTTCCGCAGTTGACTGTTTTTTGAAAAAGCCTTCATAGTTTCGTTCCCTTTAAGATGGAGTCCTTGTGATTCCCCAGCCGAATGATTCGGCCAGATTTGATTTCACCATGTCGTATGGCTAGTAAATGTCGCCGCAGCAATTGGTTTCGCAGTTGGCGACTTCTTGGCGACCCTCACACCTGTCGCCCCCCTTCGTTAGCTAGATCGCAATTCCGTCGAATAACCGGACATCCTGCC containing:
- a CDS encoding A24 family peptidase — translated: MTITAQFERTICSPAGSGERRRAWLLAAVAPLVVGLGIALSQSVVAWETALAPVNATVLVLLLAVSSFTDSHWRKIPNWATYSALVWALAVNLLASATMSGEAIGTSSAIVPPIGIGSSLLGAAVCFAAMLVVFQFAGSGAGDVKLAAALGAILGTGQGLTVILWCHIAAGVVMVGMLVWQIGPLKLFTTLLHYVGSVLLPSQISKPGLGAQAILKRPVPLAAFFAVGTILSYFQGLTL